In Toxotes jaculatrix isolate fToxJac2 chromosome 20, fToxJac2.pri, whole genome shotgun sequence, the following proteins share a genomic window:
- the LOC121200477 gene encoding protein adenylyltransferase SelO-like isoform X2, which yields MWSIYTALVFALVAASRFTPVYVLEFCQSTDPDCHDDTASNSHRSPHTVKSRWNVSVSNLMQDLGQFRVSCKKLIAFPLDEVDGNFVHAVKNCIFSESTPTPLKGPLRLAAVSKDVIEGILDLDVAVTQSDDFLQYASGGRLMLGSVPLAHRYGGHQFGYWAGQLGDGRAHFLGQYSNRKGEIWELQVKGSGKTPYSRSGDGRAVIRSSVREFLCSEAMHFLGVPTSRAASLIVSEEPVLRDQFYNGNVKTERGAVVLRLAKSWFRIGSLEILAQSGEIDLLRKLLDFVINEHFPSISSSDPDKYLVFYSVVVNETAHLIAQWMSVGFAHGVCNTDNFSLLSITIDYGPFGFMESYNPNFVPNTSDDEGRYSIGAQASVGLFNLEKLLGALSPVLTQKQQKEAKVILKGYVGIYQMRFHQMFKEKLGLLGEEEEDSYIIAFLLKMMEDTQSDFTMTFRQLSEVSVLQLYNRSFTQMWALDNLSLHKHFSDWLKMYLLRVSRQENDTDLDHQNRMKNVNPRYVLRNWMAESAIRKAEMNDFSEVELLHNILSSPFVTQQTAEEAGYAARPPLWANRLKVSCSS from the exons ATGTGGAGCATCTACACAGCGCTAGTCTTTGCTCTAGTGGCAGCATCGAGATTTACACCTGTATATGTCCTGGAGTTCTGCCAAAGTACTGACCCTGACTGTCATGACGACACAGCATCAAACAGCCACCGATCCCCACACACTGTCAAATCCAGGTGGAACGTGAGCGTCTCAAACCTCATGCAGGACCTGGGCCAGTTCAGAGTGTCCTGTAAAAAGCTAATCg CATTCCCACTCGACGAGGTTGACGGCAACTTTGTTCACGCCGTGAAGAACTGCATATTTTCCGAATCCACTCCAACCCCGCTGAAAGGACCGTTAAGACTGGCAGCAGTCTCTAAG GATGTCATAGAGGGGATCTTGGATTTAGATGTGGCCGTAACACAGTCAGATGATTTCCTGCAGTATGCCAGCGGTGGCAGACTGATGTTAGGATCTGTACCTCTTGCTCATAGATACGGGGGTCATCAG TTTGGCTACTGGGCAGGTCAGCTGGGTGACGGTCGAGCACATTTCCTCGGTCAGTATTCCAACAG GAAGGGGGAAATATGGGAACTGCAAGTTAAAGGCTCTGGAAAAACACCATATTCAAG GTCAGGAGATGGTCGAGCTGTGATCCGTTCTTCTGTCAGAGAGTTCCTGTGCAGCGAGGCGATGCATTTCCTGGGCGTTCCCACCAGCAGGGCTGCCAG TCTAATTGTAAGTGAGGAGCCAGTGTTGAGGGATCAATTCTACAATGGCaatgtgaagacagagagag GAGCGGTTGTTCTCCGGTTAGCCAAGTCATGGTTTCGGATTGGATCGTTAGAAATCTTGGCTCAAAGTGGAGAGATAGATCTCCTGAG AAAGCTGTTGGACTTTGTGATTAATGAACATTTTCCTTCGATCAGTTCAAGCGACCCTGATAAATATTTG GTGTTTTATTCCGTGGTTGTAAATGAAACAGCACATCTGATTGCCCAGTGGATGTCTGTTGGGTTTGCACATG GTGTGTGCAACACAGACAACTTCAGTCTCCTGTCTATCACCATCGACTATGGACCATTTGGCTTCATGGAGTCATATAACCCCA ATTTTGTCCCCAACACATCTGATGATGAGGGCAGATACAGCATAGGAGCTCAGGCCAGCGTCGGACTGTTCAACCTGGAGAAGCTCCTGGGGGCTCTGAGTCCTGTGCTTACccaaaaacagcagaaaga gGCTAAAGTGATCTTAAAAGGATATGTTGGTATTTACCAGATGAG GTTTCACCagatgtttaaagaaaaactggggcttcttggtgaagaggaagaagacagcTATATTATTGCCTTCCTGCTTAAG ATGATGGAGGACACACAGTCAGACTTCACTATGACCTTCAGACAGCTCAGTGAAGTTTCAGTCCTACAGCTCTACAACAGGAGCTTCACACAG atgTGGGCTCTTGATAACTTATCATTGCACAAGCACTTCTCTGATTGGCTCAAAATGTACCTCCTGCGGGTCAGCCG ACAAGAAAATGATACCGATTTAGATCATCAAAACAGGATGAAGA ACGTAAATCCTAGATATGTGCTGAGAAACTGGATGGCAGAGTCAGCCATAAGAAAAGCTGAGATGAATGATTTTTCCGAG gtggagctgctgcacaATATCCTGTCGTCTCCCTTTGTTACACAACAGACTGCAGAGGAAGCGGGCTATGCAGCAAGACCTCCACTGTGGGCTAATAGGTTAAAGGTCAGCTGTTCGTCATGA
- the pdss1 gene encoding decaprenyl-diphosphate synthase subunit 1, whose translation MAAPWWRQCRRWSAKCTSTSLLETLWHFNGRSVSFSASSRGRAPWSSRPGDEGQPSSPTQINLNILNFTSSLNRHKSRLLYPTLQSSCCRAIHSDAKLKDPFTLAQKDLTSLYDDIKKELFVSKEELKSLCDYYFDGKGKAIRPMIVVLMARALNIHSNRAGDLLPGQRAIAMISEMIHTASLVHDDVIDGSDKRRGKRTINEVWGERKAILAGDFILSAASMALARIGNITVVKVLSQVIEDLVRGEFMQLGSKENENERFKHYLEKTFKKTASLIANSCKAVSILVNSDPEVHEIAFQYGKNVGIAFQLVDDVLDFTSGASQLGKPTAADLKLGLATGPVLFACQQFPELHAMIMRRFSSSGDVDRAWKYVLQSDGVQQTNYLAQRYCQEAIRQISMLRPSPERDALIRLTEMVLRRDK comes from the exons ATGGCGGCTCCGTGGTGGAGACAGTGCCGGAGGTGGAGCGCAAAGTGTACGAGCACGAGTTTATTAGAAACCTTGTGGCATTTTAACGGCAgatctgtgtctttctctgcgTCCTCTCGGGGGCGGGCGCCGTGGAGCTCCAGGCCGGGGGACGAG GGACAGCCATCATCACCTACACAGATAAACCTGAACATTTTAAACTTTACCTCATCTCTAAACAG ACACAAGTCACGGTTGTTGTATCCCACACTACagtcctcctgctgcagagcaaTACACAGTGATGCAAAATTAAAGGACCCCTTCACGTTAGCCCAGAAAGACCTAACAAGTTTATATGATGACATCAAAAAG GAGCTGTTTGTATCTAAAGAAGAGCTGAAGTCTCTATGTGACTATTACTTTGATGGCAAGGGCAAGGCAATCCGACCAATGATAGTTGTTCTGATGGCCCGGGCCCTCAAcatccacagcaacagagcaGG AGATTTGCTTCCGGGGCAGAGGGCCATAGCTATGATCTCAGAAATGATTCACACTGCCAGCCTAGTGCATGATGACGTTATAGATGGATCAGATAAGCGAAGAGGAAAGAGAACTATCAATGAAGTGTGGGGTGAAAGAAAG GCCATCTTGGCAGGAGATTTCATCCTCTCAGCCGCCTCCATGGCTTTGGCTCGTATTGGTAACATCACTGTGGTCAAAGTTTTGTCCCAGGTGATAGAGGACCTAGTACGAG GTGAATTCATGCAGCTGGGCTCCAAAGAGAATGAGAACGAGAGATTCAAACACTACCTTGAGAAAACCTTCAAGAAGACAGCGAGTCTTATTGCAAACAGTTGTAAAGCA GTATCCATTCTGGTAAATTCTGATCCCGAAGTTCATGAAATAGCCTTTCAGTATGGGAAGAATGTTGGCATCGCGTTTCAG CTAGTGGATGATGTCTTGGACTTCACATCTGGAGCCAGTCAGCTGGGGAAGCCGACGGCCGCAGATCTCAAACTGGGCTTGGCCACTGGACCAGTCCTGTTTGCTTGTCAGCAG ttcccCGAGCTTCATGCAATGATCATGAGACGTTTCAGCTCTAGCGGAGATGTAGATCGAGCCTGGAAATACGTTCTTCAG agCGATGGTGTGCAACAGACCAACTACCTGGCCCAGCGTTACTGTCAAGAAGCCATCAGGCAGATCAGTATGCTCAGGCCGTCCCCAGAGAGAGACGCCCTCATCAGGCTCACTGAGATGGTGCTTAGGAGAGACAAATGA
- the LOC121200477 gene encoding protein adenylyltransferase SelO-like isoform X1 — protein sequence MWSIYTALVFALVAASRFTPVYVLEFCQSTDPDCHDDTASNSHRSPHTVKSRWNVSVSNLMQDLGQFRVSCKKLIEAFPLDEVDGNFVHAVKNCIFSESTPTPLKGPLRLAAVSKDVIEGILDLDVAVTQSDDFLQYASGGRLMLGSVPLAHRYGGHQFGYWAGQLGDGRAHFLGQYSNRKGEIWELQVKGSGKTPYSRSGDGRAVIRSSVREFLCSEAMHFLGVPTSRAASLIVSEEPVLRDQFYNGNVKTERGAVVLRLAKSWFRIGSLEILAQSGEIDLLRKLLDFVINEHFPSISSSDPDKYLVFYSVVVNETAHLIAQWMSVGFAHGVCNTDNFSLLSITIDYGPFGFMESYNPNFVPNTSDDEGRYSIGAQASVGLFNLEKLLGALSPVLTQKQQKEAKVILKGYVGIYQMRFHQMFKEKLGLLGEEEEDSYIIAFLLKMMEDTQSDFTMTFRQLSEVSVLQLYNRSFTQMWALDNLSLHKHFSDWLKMYLLRVSRQENDTDLDHQNRMKNVNPRYVLRNWMAESAIRKAEMNDFSEVELLHNILSSPFVTQQTAEEAGYAARPPLWANRLKVSCSS from the exons ATGTGGAGCATCTACACAGCGCTAGTCTTTGCTCTAGTGGCAGCATCGAGATTTACACCTGTATATGTCCTGGAGTTCTGCCAAAGTACTGACCCTGACTGTCATGACGACACAGCATCAAACAGCCACCGATCCCCACACACTGTCAAATCCAGGTGGAACGTGAGCGTCTCAAACCTCATGCAGGACCTGGGCCAGTTCAGAGTGTCCTGTAAAAAGCTAATCg AAGCATTCCCACTCGACGAGGTTGACGGCAACTTTGTTCACGCCGTGAAGAACTGCATATTTTCCGAATCCACTCCAACCCCGCTGAAAGGACCGTTAAGACTGGCAGCAGTCTCTAAG GATGTCATAGAGGGGATCTTGGATTTAGATGTGGCCGTAACACAGTCAGATGATTTCCTGCAGTATGCCAGCGGTGGCAGACTGATGTTAGGATCTGTACCTCTTGCTCATAGATACGGGGGTCATCAG TTTGGCTACTGGGCAGGTCAGCTGGGTGACGGTCGAGCACATTTCCTCGGTCAGTATTCCAACAG GAAGGGGGAAATATGGGAACTGCAAGTTAAAGGCTCTGGAAAAACACCATATTCAAG GTCAGGAGATGGTCGAGCTGTGATCCGTTCTTCTGTCAGAGAGTTCCTGTGCAGCGAGGCGATGCATTTCCTGGGCGTTCCCACCAGCAGGGCTGCCAG TCTAATTGTAAGTGAGGAGCCAGTGTTGAGGGATCAATTCTACAATGGCaatgtgaagacagagagag GAGCGGTTGTTCTCCGGTTAGCCAAGTCATGGTTTCGGATTGGATCGTTAGAAATCTTGGCTCAAAGTGGAGAGATAGATCTCCTGAG AAAGCTGTTGGACTTTGTGATTAATGAACATTTTCCTTCGATCAGTTCAAGCGACCCTGATAAATATTTG GTGTTTTATTCCGTGGTTGTAAATGAAACAGCACATCTGATTGCCCAGTGGATGTCTGTTGGGTTTGCACATG GTGTGTGCAACACAGACAACTTCAGTCTCCTGTCTATCACCATCGACTATGGACCATTTGGCTTCATGGAGTCATATAACCCCA ATTTTGTCCCCAACACATCTGATGATGAGGGCAGATACAGCATAGGAGCTCAGGCCAGCGTCGGACTGTTCAACCTGGAGAAGCTCCTGGGGGCTCTGAGTCCTGTGCTTACccaaaaacagcagaaaga gGCTAAAGTGATCTTAAAAGGATATGTTGGTATTTACCAGATGAG GTTTCACCagatgtttaaagaaaaactggggcttcttggtgaagaggaagaagacagcTATATTATTGCCTTCCTGCTTAAG ATGATGGAGGACACACAGTCAGACTTCACTATGACCTTCAGACAGCTCAGTGAAGTTTCAGTCCTACAGCTCTACAACAGGAGCTTCACACAG atgTGGGCTCTTGATAACTTATCATTGCACAAGCACTTCTCTGATTGGCTCAAAATGTACCTCCTGCGGGTCAGCCG ACAAGAAAATGATACCGATTTAGATCATCAAAACAGGATGAAGA ACGTAAATCCTAGATATGTGCTGAGAAACTGGATGGCAGAGTCAGCCATAAGAAAAGCTGAGATGAATGATTTTTCCGAG gtggagctgctgcacaATATCCTGTCGTCTCCCTTTGTTACACAACAGACTGCAGAGGAAGCGGGCTATGCAGCAAGACCTCCACTGTGGGCTAATAGGTTAAAGGTCAGCTGTTCGTCATGA